One genomic window of Branchiostoma floridae strain S238N-H82 chromosome 4, Bfl_VNyyK, whole genome shotgun sequence includes the following:
- the LOC118413394 gene encoding uncharacterized protein LOC118413394: MSAPAPPVLRGDATLVGQNLLDVVKAVRGEAPLLEEALLARFEADVPPRSLSDDELAERLETLTGENSGFLLDMTGKDLKAHETIVRLAHFLIMAANDAAAPRQPIRSSKAGKTAAQAVANLLDPTDEPPRETRRHQFVRPPSASPKGKASPTGGGLKLR, encoded by the coding sequence ATGAGCGCGCCGGCTCCACCCGTCCTGCGCGGAGATGCCACCCTTGTGGGGCAGAATTTGTTAGATGTTGTTAAAGCGGTGCGGGGAGAGGCTCCCCTCCTGGAGGAGGCTCTCCTTGCTAGATTCGAAGCCGACGTGCCGCCCCGAAGCCTCAGCGACGACGAGCTGGCGGAGCGGCTGGAGACCCTCACGGGAGAGAACTCCGGTTTCCTCCTAGACATGACGGGAAAGGACCTCAAGGCACACGAGACGATCGTCCGCTTGGCGCACTTCTTGATCATGGCAGCCAACGATGCCGCGGCACCCAGGCAGCCGATCCGATCATCCAAGGCCGGCAAAACCGCAGCCCAGGCGGTCGCAAACCTCCTGGACCCCACCGACGAACCGCCCCGAGAGACCCGACGCCACCAGTTCGTCCGGCCTCCCTCCGCCAGCCCAAAAGGCAAAGCCAGTCCCACTGGAGGAGGACTCAAGCTCCGGTAG